In the genome of Chitinivibrionales bacterium, one region contains:
- a CDS encoding 2Fe-2S iron-sulfur cluster-binding protein, whose product MGKEASITIDRHVLRAREGATVMEAADTAGIYIPRLCYHPALPPGPGTKAVHRVFRHGEIDADPNSHDNTYAGCNICIVEIEGRGTSPSCTTPVEDGMAIRTKSAALKEMRRDNLARILAHHPHACFVCAEQEGCDREECTMGVDEDCRCCAKFDDCEFRQVCGHVTLKEDISQYAFRNIPVVNTPFFTYDANLCIGCTRCVRACEKTEGKRVIGFALRKGEIIVGTVGPSHRESGCAFCGACVTVCPTGALMDKGLAWKKKAELRLAPVILPPEDDLAMTEENVAKVPEVNGVYQLFDDKQEVIYIRGTDNVRRDLQEKWKSVAKARFFRYEEHGMYTMRETEMLEHFLKKHGKLPEVNDEIADLY is encoded by the coding sequence ATGGGAAAAGAAGCATCCATAACCATTGACCGTCATGTCCTTCGTGCCCGTGAGGGGGCTACGGTCATGGAAGCGGCGGACACGGCGGGGATCTATATTCCCCGTCTTTGCTATCATCCCGCGCTTCCGCCCGGGCCCGGGACAAAGGCCGTTCACAGGGTGTTCCGGCACGGCGAAATCGACGCGGACCCGAATTCACATGATAACACCTATGCAGGTTGCAATATCTGCATCGTCGAGATCGAGGGAAGAGGCACTTCCCCATCCTGCACCACGCCGGTGGAAGACGGCATGGCCATCCGCACAAAATCCGCCGCGCTGAAGGAAATGAGAAGAGACAACCTGGCGCGAATTCTTGCGCATCATCCCCATGCCTGTTTCGTTTGCGCGGAACAGGAAGGCTGCGACCGGGAAGAGTGCACCATGGGTGTCGACGAGGACTGCCGTTGCTGTGCCAAATTCGACGACTGCGAATTCCGGCAGGTTTGCGGACATGTCACGCTCAAGGAGGATATTTCCCAATACGCTTTCAGGAATATCCCCGTGGTGAACACTCCCTTTTTTACCTATGACGCCAACCTGTGCATCGGGTGCACGCGTTGCGTACGCGCATGCGAGAAGACGGAGGGAAAAAGAGTCATCGGATTTGCCCTTCGCAAAGGCGAAATTATCGTGGGCACCGTGGGGCCTTCCCACCGGGAATCGGGCTGCGCATTCTGCGGCGCCTGCGTCACGGTTTGCCCGACGGGCGCCTTGATGGACAAAGGGCTCGCCTGGAAGAAGAAAGCGGAGCTGAGGCTCGCCCCCGTCATTCTCCCCCCCGAGGATGACCTTGCCATGACCGAGGAGAATGTCGCCAAAGTCCCTGAAGTAAACGGAGTCTACCAGCTTTTCGACGACAAGCAGGAAGTAATTTATATCCGGGGCACCGACAACGTCCGCAGGGACCTGCAGGAGAAATGGAAATCGGTGGCAAAGGCGCGTTTCTTCAGATATGAAGAGCACGGGATGTACACCATGCGGGAAACCGAGATGCTGGAACATTTCCTCAAAAAACACGGGAAATTGCCCGAGGTCAATGATGAGATCGCGGACCTGTATTGA
- a CDS encoding exo-alpha-sialidase, which yields MSANKADSASASPSVKKADSTSAFISMQGDCRYPAVTSEGNSIFMAWVATEGVTTSIYYRHSADEGKTWTSSRRLSNDRSDAYPPAMAVNAGTVHVAWVDYGETVDGELYYSRSLDGGETWEKNRILITDANSARYPLLACKDKNVYLIWQDVENKVYFKASRDQGFTWEKELLLGKVGKHSCYCYPPAISCCGNELAVVWTDFSEEKKGLSLGFDGFNLWKSSDNSVSSVVLRTSDDNGRTWCREQVLSATKVSKETKEEIDNPIMLSDGVQSYLFWLDRRNIQLGEIFYARFDPKMEKCPITGRNLYPTEKRSPKRPSVVFDKDMNLHFTWASFFNGESVVSYGEIDQTGKVLREKKDLTAGVGSYYNPIITRTSSGLLHVFWFDQPKDKSEWSRIFLKTSKDNGDTWENWEPQKKDM from the coding sequence GTGTCCGCGAATAAGGCCGACTCGGCATCCGCGTCTCCATCAGTGAAAAAAGCCGACTCCACTTCGGCCTTCATATCCATGCAGGGAGACTGCAGATACCCAGCCGTCACCTCGGAAGGAAACAGCATCTTCATGGCATGGGTGGCAACGGAAGGGGTCACCACAAGCATTTATTACCGGCACAGCGCCGACGAGGGCAAAACATGGACAAGCTCACGGAGGCTCAGCAACGACAGAAGCGACGCGTATCCCCCGGCGATGGCCGTAAACGCCGGAACGGTGCATGTTGCCTGGGTGGATTACGGCGAGACGGTGGACGGAGAGCTCTACTACTCGCGCAGCCTTGACGGAGGAGAAACTTGGGAAAAGAACCGCATCCTCATCACCGATGCAAACAGCGCGCGCTACCCGTTGCTCGCCTGCAAGGATAAGAATGTCTACCTGATCTGGCAGGACGTGGAAAACAAGGTCTATTTCAAGGCCAGCCGCGACCAGGGCTTCACCTGGGAAAAAGAGCTACTCCTCGGAAAAGTGGGCAAGCACTCATGCTATTGCTATCCGCCCGCCATTTCCTGCTGCGGAAACGAATTGGCCGTGGTGTGGACCGATTTCAGTGAGGAAAAAAAGGGGCTGAGCCTGGGATTCGATGGATTTAACCTATGGAAAAGCAGTGACAATTCTGTTTCCTCGGTCGTCCTTCGAACGAGCGACGACAACGGTCGCACATGGTGCAGGGAGCAAGTGCTGTCGGCGACCAAAGTCTCCAAGGAAACAAAGGAGGAGATTGACAATCCCATAATGCTTTCGGACGGTGTCCAATCGTATCTTTTCTGGCTTGACAGACGCAATATCCAGCTCGGCGAAATTTTTTACGCCCGGTTCGACCCGAAAATGGAAAAATGTCCCATCACCGGAAGGAACCTGTATCCCACCGAAAAGCGGTCGCCCAAACGCCCGTCGGTCGTGTTTGACAAAGACATGAATCTCCATTTTACCTGGGCAAGTTTTTTTAACGGTGAGTCGGTCGTCTCCTACGGCGAAATCGATCAGACGGGAAAAGTTCTCAGGGAAAAGAAGGACCTTACGGCTGGCGTCGGCAGCTATTATAATCCGATCATAACGAGGACCTCCTCCGGATTGCTGCATGTGTTCTGGTTTGATCAACCGAAGGACAAATCGGAATGGTCAAGAATATTTTTAAAGACAAGCAAGGACAATGGCGATACCTGGGAAAACTGGGAACCACAAAAGAAGGATATGTGA